In Fibrobacter sp. UWR2, the following are encoded in one genomic region:
- the argB gene encoding acetylglutamate kinase — MKKVVVKIGGSLAIDEAKLADFVAAVSKLPAMGCQVAVVHGGGKDINENISLLREQPTFIDGLRVTTPSIMKMVEMTLSGHVNKKLVRMLLANNCNAVGLSGVDGGLFEVVKKQGKVDLGLVGEVKKVNPAIVNTLWSSGFVPVVSPISIGPDADGALVSWNVNADTAASELAVALEADQFVLVSDVPGVMDDTKTVIPELSEEAAEKLIETGVINGGMIPKVRESFKSIGRGLKSIHIVGWKDAEHFVKQINGELNYGTILG; from the coding sequence ATGAAAAAAGTGGTTGTAAAAATTGGTGGCAGCTTGGCAATCGACGAAGCCAAGTTGGCCGATTTTGTGGCGGCAGTCAGCAAGCTTCCGGCTATGGGCTGCCAAGTGGCCGTTGTACACGGCGGTGGCAAGGATATTAACGAGAATATTTCCTTGCTGCGAGAACAACCAACCTTTATCGACGGTCTCCGAGTTACTACACCCTCTATTATGAAGATGGTGGAGATGACGCTCTCGGGACACGTGAACAAGAAACTCGTGCGAATGCTCCTTGCTAACAATTGCAATGCGGTTGGACTGTCGGGTGTCGATGGCGGACTTTTCGAAGTCGTCAAGAAGCAGGGCAAGGTTGACCTCGGTCTTGTGGGCGAGGTCAAGAAGGTGAACCCTGCGATAGTGAACACCCTGTGGTCGTCCGGTTTTGTGCCTGTGGTAAGCCCGATTTCTATCGGTCCCGATGCCGACGGCGCACTCGTGAGCTGGAACGTGAACGCGGATACTGCGGCGAGCGAACTTGCCGTGGCCCTCGAAGCCGACCAGTTCGTGCTGGTGAGCGACGTTCCTGGCGTGATGGACGATACCAAGACGGTCATCCCGGAACTGAGCGAAGAAGCCGCCGAAAAGCTGATTGAAACGGGCGTCATCAACGGAGGCATGATTCCGAAGGTGCGCGAAAGCTTCAAGAGCATTGGCCGCGGACTCAAGAGCATCCACATCGTTGGCTGGAAGGATGCCGAACACTTTGTAAAACAGATTAATGGAGAATTGAACTATGGCACAATTCTTGGATAA
- a CDS encoding aspartate aminotransferase family protein, protein MAQFLDNFLEQDKENIAPLYGKADVEFVKGEGSYLFDTKGNKFLDFVAGIAVNALGYQNAGIKQAVIDQLNHFNHISNLFPNYPQIELAKALREVTGFDKVFFCNSGTEANEGCIKMARKYFNRKGETNRQKIITFVNSFHGRTYAALSATGQPALREGFGNMPGDFVHVAWNDVAALKAEVNADTCAIMFESLAAEGGVMTLSKEMVETINSLQKEFGCLVIVDEVQAGTGRLGTFLGFEKYGLKPDLVSMAKGIGGGLPLGVVLMRQAIADQLKAGDHGTTFGGNPLACAAGLSVVKQVCATGFLDNVKARSEQLKAGLKALVAKYSFAKEVRGDGLILGIALDESMPVGNVVAAARNEKLMVLSAKGNVLRMLPPLNVSEAECNEALAKLDVALAMANK, encoded by the coding sequence ATGGCACAATTCTTGGATAATTTCCTCGAGCAGGACAAGGAAAACATTGCGCCGCTTTACGGTAAGGCCGATGTGGAATTCGTGAAGGGCGAGGGCTCTTACCTGTTCGATACCAAGGGCAATAAGTTCCTTGATTTTGTGGCGGGTATCGCCGTGAACGCTCTCGGTTACCAGAATGCGGGCATCAAACAGGCGGTAATCGACCAGCTCAATCATTTTAACCATATCAGCAACCTTTTCCCGAACTACCCGCAGATTGAACTTGCAAAAGCCCTGCGCGAAGTGACCGGGTTCGACAAGGTGTTCTTCTGCAATTCGGGCACCGAAGCGAACGAAGGCTGCATCAAGATGGCGCGTAAGTACTTCAACCGGAAGGGCGAAACTAACCGGCAGAAGATTATCACGTTCGTGAACAGTTTCCACGGAAGGACGTACGCTGCGCTTTCGGCTACGGGCCAGCCCGCACTCAGGGAAGGCTTCGGCAATATGCCGGGTGACTTTGTGCATGTCGCTTGGAACGATGTTGCCGCACTGAAGGCCGAAGTGAACGCAGATACCTGCGCCATCATGTTCGAAAGTCTCGCTGCCGAAGGTGGCGTGATGACGCTTTCGAAGGAGATGGTCGAAACCATCAACAGCCTGCAGAAAGAATTTGGCTGCCTCGTGATTGTTGACGAAGTGCAGGCCGGTACCGGAAGGCTCGGGACATTCCTCGGCTTTGAAAAGTATGGCCTGAAGCCGGACCTCGTGAGCATGGCGAAGGGCATCGGCGGCGGTCTCCCGCTCGGCGTGGTTCTTATGCGCCAGGCAATTGCCGATCAGCTCAAGGCAGGCGATCATGGTACAACATTCGGCGGTAACCCGCTTGCCTGCGCCGCAGGACTTTCGGTAGTCAAGCAGGTCTGTGCAACTGGTTTCCTCGATAACGTGAAGGCTCGTTCCGAACAGCTCAAGGCCGGCCTCAAGGCTCTCGTGGCGAAGTACAGCTTTGCCAAGGAAGTGCGTGGCGATGGTCTCATCCTGGGCATTGCTCTCGATGAATCCATGCCGGTGGGCAACGTCGTTGCCGCCGCCCGCAACGAAAAACTCATGGTCTTGAGCGCCAAGGGTAACGTGCTGCGTATGCTCCCGCCGCTGAATGTGAGCGAAGCGGAGTGCAACGAAGCTCTGGCTAAGCTGGATGTCGCTCTAGCAATGGCTAATAAGTAA
- a CDS encoding TIGR02147 family protein — protein sequence MKSILEYKDYRAYMQDYYDYRKSHGAFSWREFCKLAGFTSPNFLKLVCMGQSSLSKIKIAPVAKAMELVGYESEYFKHLVLFGNAETDSAKKEALVEMDRIAREHKVRVVDRDAFQYYESWKYPVIRELAPMMPGAQPRKIADECKEYVSAEEVRDILAFLVKAGFLKKDGEKVYTQTEKAVIGSPEALPIAIRSMHKEMGNMAVRAVDRYSASERYFTGMTIGVSEATYSRIVNEIDICSKKIAAIANESDNQDQVYGLNFQLFPFTNKIEGANHA from the coding sequence ATGAAATCGATACTCGAATACAAAGATTATCGCGCCTACATGCAGGACTATTACGATTACCGTAAAAGTCACGGTGCATTCTCGTGGCGCGAATTCTGCAAGCTCGCCGGATTCACGTCGCCGAACTTCCTGAAACTCGTCTGCATGGGCCAAAGCAGCCTGAGCAAGATCAAGATTGCTCCGGTCGCGAAGGCCATGGAACTCGTCGGATACGAGAGCGAATACTTCAAACATCTCGTCCTTTTCGGAAACGCCGAGACGGACAGCGCCAAGAAAGAAGCCCTTGTCGAAATGGACAGGATTGCCCGCGAGCACAAGGTGCGCGTAGTTGACCGTGATGCCTTCCAGTACTACGAATCATGGAAATACCCCGTAATCCGCGAACTCGCCCCGATGATGCCCGGAGCGCAGCCCCGCAAAATCGCCGACGAGTGCAAGGAATATGTTTCTGCCGAAGAAGTCCGCGACATCCTCGCCTTCCTGGTAAAGGCCGGGTTCCTCAAGAAGGACGGCGAAAAGGTCTACACCCAGACCGAGAAGGCCGTCATCGGCTCTCCGGAAGCCCTCCCCATCGCCATCCGCTCCATGCACAAGGAAATGGGCAACATGGCCGTGCGCGCAGTAGACCGCTACAGCGCAAGCGAGCGGTACTTCACCGGAATGACCATCGGCGTGAGCGAAGCCACCTATTCGCGCATCGTGAACGAAATCGACATCTGCAGCAAGAAAATTGCCGCCATCGCTAACGAGAGCGACAACCAGGATCAGGTCTACGGCCTGAACTTCCAACTTTTTCCGTTTACAAACAAGATAGAAGGAGCGAACCATGCTTAA
- the rbr gene encoding rubrerythrin, with protein sequence MANKYAGTQTEKNLQAAFAGESQARNKYTYFASRAKKDGFEQIAELFLKTADNEKEHAKMWFKELEGIGDTAANLKAAADGENYEWTDMYEDFAKTAEAEGFKALANKFRMVAAIEKRHEERYRALLKNVETAAVFEKSEVKVWECRNCGHIVVGTKAPAACPVCAHPQSFFEVTAENY encoded by the coding sequence ATGGCAAACAAGTACGCCGGAACCCAGACCGAAAAGAACCTCCAGGCCGCCTTCGCAGGTGAATCCCAGGCTCGCAACAAGTACACCTACTTCGCAAGCCGCGCCAAGAAGGACGGATTCGAGCAGATCGCAGAGCTGTTCCTCAAGACAGCTGACAACGAGAAGGAACACGCCAAGATGTGGTTCAAGGAACTGGAAGGCATCGGCGATACCGCTGCAAACTTGAAGGCTGCCGCCGATGGCGAAAACTACGAATGGACCGACATGTACGAGGACTTCGCGAAGACTGCCGAGGCTGAAGGCTTCAAGGCTCTCGCCAACAAGTTCCGCATGGTCGCCGCCATCGAAAAGCGCCACGAAGAACGCTACCGCGCCCTCCTCAAGAACGTGGAAACCGCCGCCGTGTTCGAAAAGAGCGAAGTCAAGGTGTGGGAATGCCGCAACTGTGGCCACATTGTCGTGGGCACCAAGGCCCCGGCCGCATGCCCGGTGTGCGCTCACCCGCAGTCCTTCTTCGAAGTGACCGCCGAGAACTACTAA
- a CDS encoding radical SAM protein, producing MKDFIDFEPFYSHETDVYSLNGFTPAVVDKAYLDKLGVKVAPSERTLEGLTRGSKVFMERVKNKTVIPVSRLYLENIDPEKVQTEIHNYTGRCPTLTFEINPIKGCNVGCQYCLVTDGVHEQKLVAYENYHLYVRKLLEDMNGDPWGPVTEEDIHKKNVLLQDLATAIEEAPERKQEIEAKIVELSRGKNWNHYYYFSPKTEAFQEPTVQTGIAHRILKEFIEHFKKHPDSNARLFIASKSGPKHLQYEYEGETILDLFEQLKGKMQFNTSVSIMPTEFRNLLEPFAAPIDERLQSVKLCRERGIQANSALIQPIVMPYLTDEHIKEFFDKLHNAGIINYKPEFLTACMENLAMLGQWLGHFDKNLERELYEVYLKPSNADHRKQRGRTAPERELCIAAIKRMMDYTQTLGMSTSICYWVRKQLQIPNTLIPIINQNGFQCLGYQSKLFQK from the coding sequence ATGAAAGATTTTATTGATTTCGAACCGTTCTATTCGCATGAGACGGATGTCTACAGTCTCAATGGATTTACTCCTGCTGTCGTGGACAAGGCTTATTTAGACAAACTTGGAGTCAAGGTTGCTCCGTCCGAAAGAACTCTCGAGGGGCTTACGCGCGGCTCCAAAGTGTTCATGGAACGCGTCAAGAACAAGACCGTTATTCCCGTATCGAGACTCTACCTCGAAAATATCGATCCCGAAAAGGTCCAGACAGAAATTCACAACTACACGGGCCGTTGCCCGACGCTCACGTTCGAAATTAATCCCATCAAGGGCTGCAATGTGGGATGCCAGTACTGCCTGGTGACCGACGGTGTGCATGAACAGAAGTTGGTCGCCTACGAGAATTACCACCTGTACGTGCGCAAGTTGCTTGAAGACATGAACGGTGACCCTTGGGGGCCGGTGACCGAAGAGGATATCCACAAGAAGAATGTGCTTCTGCAGGACCTCGCGACTGCCATCGAGGAGGCGCCGGAGCGCAAGCAGGAAATCGAGGCGAAAATCGTAGAACTGAGCCGCGGCAAGAACTGGAACCACTATTACTACTTTTCGCCCAAGACAGAAGCGTTCCAGGAACCGACGGTACAGACCGGTATCGCGCACAGGATCTTGAAGGAATTCATCGAACATTTCAAGAAGCATCCCGATTCCAATGCGAGGCTCTTTATCGCCTCGAAATCTGGCCCGAAGCACTTGCAGTACGAATATGAGGGCGAAACCATCCTCGACCTTTTCGAACAGCTCAAGGGCAAAATGCAGTTCAATACTAGCGTGTCCATCATGCCGACGGAATTCAGGAACCTGCTGGAACCTTTTGCGGCGCCCATCGACGAGCGCTTGCAATCTGTAAAGCTCTGCCGCGAACGCGGAATCCAGGCGAATTCGGCGCTTATCCAGCCTATCGTCATGCCGTACCTTACCGACGAGCATATCAAGGAATTTTTCGACAAACTGCACAATGCGGGCATTATCAACTACAAGCCGGAATTCTTGACCGCGTGCATGGAGAACCTGGCTATGCTCGGGCAGTGGCTCGGACATTTCGACAAGAACCTGGAACGCGAACTCTACGAAGTCTACCTGAAGCCCAGCAATGCAGACCACCGCAAACAGCGCGGGCGCACGGCTCCCGAAAGGGAACTCTGCATTGCCGCCATCAAGCGGATGATGGACTACACGCAGACGCTCGGCATGTCGACCAGTATTTGCTACTGGGTCCGCAAGCAGTTGCAGATTCCGAATACGCTTATCCCCATCATCAACCAGAACGGGTTCCAGTGCCTTGGATACCAATCCAAGCTTTTTCAGAAGTAG
- a CDS encoding WbqC family protein — translation MIIAGNQPYFLPYIGFWQLLNAADLFLIGDNYNFIKHGWIQRNRILVCGKPFFWGLEVKHMSSFKKINETEFTDFNVSQKLDTIYYAYCRAPQFNAGFALIEKILNYPERNVAEFLFHSIKAVCQYLEINTKFIKSSEIEGNDNYRREYRIFDFCQRLGGDTYINAVGGQDLYHFDDFEKHGVTLKFIRPNIRPYKQFHNEFVPGLSILDVIMFNSLDAIKNMLEDCSFIEKQK, via the coding sequence TTGATTATCGCCGGAAACCAGCCCTATTTTCTCCCGTATATCGGTTTCTGGCAACTCCTCAATGCTGCCGACCTGTTCTTGATTGGGGATAACTACAACTTTATCAAGCACGGGTGGATTCAGCGGAACAGGATTCTCGTTTGCGGCAAGCCCTTCTTCTGGGGGCTTGAAGTGAAACACATGAGTTCGTTTAAGAAGATAAACGAAACGGAATTCACGGACTTTAATGTTTCTCAAAAACTGGACACGATCTATTACGCTTATTGCAGGGCCCCGCAATTCAATGCCGGTTTCGCCCTTATCGAGAAGATATTGAACTATCCTGAGCGCAATGTCGCAGAATTCCTTTTCCATTCCATAAAAGCAGTCTGCCAGTATCTCGAAATAAACACGAAGTTCATCAAGAGTTCGGAAATCGAGGGCAACGACAACTACAGGAGGGAATACCGTATTTTTGATTTCTGCCAGCGGCTGGGGGGCGACACCTACATCAATGCCGTGGGCGGGCAGGACCTGTACCATTTCGATGATTTCGAGAAGCACGGAGTTACGCTGAAGTTTATTCGCCCCAATATCCGGCCGTACAAACAGTTCCATAACGAATTTGTGCCGGGGCTTTCCATTCTGGATGTCATCATGTTCAATTCGCTGGATGCGATAAAGAACATGCTTGAAGACTGCAGTTTTATTGAGAAGCAGAAATAG
- a CDS encoding FISUMP domain-containing protein, producing MLIATSAFVALVLGACGDDDPSILLPGDSSSVDEISSSIEPYSSVEESSSSAKSSSSVITAWDYMNPGLSYGELVDSRDNKVYKTIEFDGKVWMAENLNYDVGDTLHTWCARENCDLYGRLYTYAVAMDSAKSGCGFMTVCSVPKNFQGICPEGWHVLEYEEIDGPVFYQKNLFGAGAPKWEDSLNTNVYGLTFLPAGFMRYSMAGTSNLETWNAYFWTTMELSDSLARAYMRNSKVSDAIYAPTKASGLSVRCIKNYERHEALVDPSTVKKGEFTDARDEQTYKTVTIGRQTWMAENLNYADSVKTPVLEGRVKSAYLDDPDSNKFYGRLYTWAAAMDSGAFDYSFLTKHVSQKNIRGICPEGWHLPNRIEFAELLESIGGAYKNAHALKSNVGWDKDPGDDEYGFALVGAGRVDTTDNDIYATYGGSAFLWTAEPYYDIIPSFIDKRAHVYTLDERHVVYSEYMADTAVFKSGFNSIRCLKDEIADR from the coding sequence TTGTTGATTGCAACATCCGCTTTCGTCGCCCTAGTATTAGGAGCGTGTGGCGACGATGATCCCAGTATCCTTTTGCCTGGAGATTCCAGTTCCGTAGATGAAATTTCAAGTAGCATTGAACCGTATTCATCGGTGGAAGAAAGCTCCAGCAGCGCTAAGAGTTCTAGTTCCGTAATCACCGCTTGGGATTACATGAATCCAGGATTGTCTTATGGCGAACTTGTGGACTCTCGCGATAATAAGGTCTACAAGACCATAGAGTTTGACGGAAAGGTATGGATGGCGGAAAACCTGAACTACGATGTGGGTGATACGCTCCATACCTGGTGTGCCCGCGAAAATTGCGATTTGTATGGACGTCTGTACACGTATGCTGTGGCGATGGATTCTGCTAAATCCGGCTGTGGCTTTATGACGGTTTGCTCGGTACCTAAAAACTTCCAGGGAATTTGCCCTGAAGGGTGGCATGTTCTTGAATATGAGGAGATAGACGGCCCCGTCTTCTATCAAAAAAATCTTTTCGGCGCAGGCGCCCCGAAATGGGAGGATTCCCTTAATACGAATGTTTATGGGCTTACTTTTTTGCCAGCGGGCTTTATGCGCTATAGTATGGCCGGTACATCGAATCTGGAAACCTGGAATGCATATTTTTGGACAACCATGGAGTTGTCGGATTCTTTGGCACGCGCCTATATGCGGAATTCGAAAGTGTCAGATGCTATATATGCGCCGACCAAGGCTTCGGGACTTTCTGTCCGTTGCATAAAGAACTACGAGCGACATGAGGCACTTGTTGATCCGTCGACTGTGAAGAAGGGTGAATTTACGGATGCCCGTGACGAGCAGACGTATAAGACGGTGACTATCGGAAGGCAGACGTGGATGGCGGAAAATCTCAATTACGCCGATAGCGTAAAGACGCCTGTTCTTGAAGGACGCGTGAAATCGGCATACTTGGATGATCCGGATTCGAATAAATTTTATGGGCGACTTTACACTTGGGCTGCGGCTATGGATTCCGGGGCTTTCGACTATTCCTTCTTGACGAAGCATGTTAGTCAGAAAAATATTCGAGGGATTTGCCCTGAAGGTTGGCATTTGCCGAACCGCATTGAATTCGCTGAACTTTTGGAATCCATTGGTGGTGCGTACAAGAATGCTCATGCGTTGAAGTCTAACGTTGGCTGGGACAAAGATCCTGGCGACGACGAATACGGTTTTGCGCTAGTGGGCGCAGGGCGTGTTGATACAACAGATAATGACATTTACGCCACATACGGGGGCTCGGCATTCTTGTGGACTGCAGAACCTTATTATGATATCATTCCTTCTTTCATAGATAAGCGTGCTCACGTCTACACTCTGGACGAACGCCATGTGGTATATTCCGAATATATGGCCGATACGGCCGTGTTCAAGTCGGGCTTTAACTCTATCCGCTGTCTAAAAGACGAAATTGCAGATAGATAA
- a CDS encoding saccharopine dehydrogenase family protein produces the protein MARALIIGCGAVATVAIKKCCTASEVFSEICIASRHRENCEKLAQELRPNTKTVITTAAVDADKAENVVKLIKEYKPDLVMNIALPYQDLAIMDACLECGVNYMDTANYEPENIDDPEWRKVYDKRCKEQGFSAYFDYSWQWAYKEKFEKAGLTALLGSGFDPGVSQAYCAYALKHQFDTIEEIDILDCNGGDHGYKFATNFNPEINLREVSAPGSYWDTDENGKGHWVEIPAMSIKREYVFDEVGKKDMYLLHHEEIESLAQNIPGVKRIRFFMTFGQSYLDHMRCLEDVGMLSTQPIKFQGQEIVPIQFLKALLPDPASLGPRTVGKTNIGCIFKGTKDGKPKTYYLYNVCDHQECYKELGSQAIAYTTGVPAMCGAMMVLTGKWNKPGVHTVEEFDPDPFMEALTKYGLPWKENFNPVLVD, from the coding sequence ATGGCAAGAGCTTTGATTATCGGTTGTGGCGCTGTCGCCACGGTTGCTATCAAGAAATGCTGCACGGCAAGCGAAGTGTTCAGCGAAATCTGCATCGCTAGCCGTCACCGCGAAAACTGCGAAAAGCTGGCACAGGAACTGCGCCCGAACACGAAGACGGTCATTACGACTGCCGCGGTGGATGCCGATAAGGCCGAAAATGTCGTGAAACTCATCAAGGAATACAAGCCCGACCTGGTGATGAACATCGCGCTCCCGTACCAGGACCTCGCCATCATGGACGCCTGCCTCGAATGTGGCGTGAACTACATGGACACGGCGAACTACGAGCCCGAAAACATCGACGATCCGGAATGGCGCAAGGTTTACGACAAGCGTTGCAAGGAACAGGGCTTCAGCGCCTACTTCGACTACAGCTGGCAGTGGGCTTACAAGGAAAAGTTTGAAAAGGCCGGCCTCACGGCGCTGCTGGGTTCCGGCTTTGACCCGGGTGTTTCCCAGGCCTACTGTGCCTACGCCCTCAAGCACCAGTTCGACACCATCGAAGAAATCGATATCCTCGACTGCAACGGCGGCGATCACGGCTACAAGTTTGCGACGAACTTCAACCCCGAAATCAACCTGCGCGAAGTTTCCGCTCCGGGCAGCTACTGGGACACCGACGAAAACGGCAAGGGCCACTGGGTCGAAATTCCGGCCATGAGCATCAAGCGCGAATACGTGTTCGACGAAGTGGGCAAGAAGGACATGTACCTGCTGCACCACGAAGAAATCGAATCGCTGGCCCAGAACATTCCGGGCGTCAAGCGCATCCGCTTCTTCATGACGTTCGGCCAGAGCTACCTCGACCACATGCGCTGCCTCGAAGACGTGGGCATGCTCAGCACGCAGCCCATCAAGTTCCAGGGCCAGGAAATCGTTCCTATCCAGTTCTTGAAGGCCCTCCTTCCGGACCCGGCAAGCCTCGGCCCCCGCACGGTGGGCAAGACGAACATCGGTTGCATTTTCAAGGGCACCAAGGACGGCAAGCCGAAGACCTACTACCTCTACAACGTTTGCGACCATCAGGAATGCTACAAGGAACTCGGTAGCCAGGCCATCGCTTACACCACAGGCGTTCCGGCCATGTGCGGCGCCATGATGGTGCTCACCGGCAAGTGGAACAAGCCGGGCGTGCATACCGTGGAAGAATTTGACCCGGATCCGTTCATGGAAGCCCTCACCAAGTACGGCCTCCCGTGGAAGGAAAACTTCAACCCTGTTCTCGTTGACTAG